A portion of the Sebastes fasciatus isolate fSebFas1 chromosome 2, fSebFas1.pri, whole genome shotgun sequence genome contains these proteins:
- the LOC141753239 gene encoding proline-serine-threonine phosphatase-interacting protein 1-like isoform X2, with protein MAPLMFKDAFWGSDITSHAGYDAVIQRMRDGRHMCKDVEELLKLRALAEEKYGKELVTIARKAGGHAEISTLRASFELLKTQIENIGNFHIQLSDILKEEVKKIETFRERQKEQRKKFQSIMEKVQKKKVSLYKRTMESKKTYELRCREADEAEQGADKTTVASKNSEKVRHRAKHCRQAATEAENLYSSNIVQLESVRQDWEETHRSTCEVFQQLEGDRIGMLRCALWDHCNHFSMQCVKDDEVIEEVRKLLEKCDITTDNNYFIGMKSTGSRPPERILFENYYQTERSGDSNGQAQFAGGGGEDMMLRSLRSSDPLLASSVNISINSLQSSQSALTPFGESFPLASAEISDGGYAPLPGLQQAASLATVPADEESYIVLYEYTAQEGDELSVSRGDTVRVLEGGDDGWWTVERNGLTGLVPGNYLGKI; from the exons ATGGCTCCTCTCATGTTTAAAGATGCTTTCTGG GGGTCTGATATCACTTCTCACGCCGGGTATGACGCTGTGATCCAAAGGATGCGAGACGGAAGGCACATGTGCAAAGATGTGGAGGAGCTTTTAAAGCTGAG GGCACTAGCAGAGGAGAAGTATGGGAAGGAACTGGTGACTATTGCTCGCAAAGCTGGAGGACACGCAGAGATCAG CACCTTGAGAGCATCCTTTGAACTACTAAAAACAC AAATCGAGAACATCGGTAACTTTCACATCCAACTGTCTGATATATTGAAAGAGGAGGTGAAAAAGATTGAGACATTCAGAGAACGGCAGAAAGAACAGAGGAAGAAG TTTCAAAGCATCATGGAGAAGGTTCAGAAGAAAAAAGTGTCTTTGTATAAGAGGACCATGGAG TCTAAGAAGACCTACGAGCTGAGATGCAGGGAGGCGGACGAGGCAGAACAGGGGGCTGATAAGACAACGGTCGCATCCAAAAACTCAGAAAAG GTACGTCACAGGGCCAAGCATTGCAGACAGGCCGCCACCGAAGCAG AGAATCTGTACAGTTCCAACATTGTTCAGCTTGAAAGTGTTCGCCAGGACTGGGAAGAAACACACAGAAGCACCTGTGAG GTGTTCCAGCAACTGGAGGGAGATCGTATCGGCATGCTCAGGTGTGCTCTCTGGGACCACTGCAATCATTTCTCCATGCAGTGTGTCAAAGACGATGAG GTTATCGAGGAGGTGAGGAAGCTACTGGAAAAGTGTGACATCACCACAGACAACAACTATTTCATAGGGATGAAAAGCACGGGATCGAGGCCTCCAG AGCGTATACTGTTTGAGAACTACTACCAGACGGAGAGATCTGGGGACAGCAATGGCCAAGCCCAATTcgcaggaggagggggagaagaCATGATGTTGAG ATCACTCAGGTCCTCTGATCCCCTTCTGGCAAGCTCTGTGAACATCAGTATCAACAGTCTTCAAAGCTCACAATCAGCACTGACACCTTTTGGAGAGT CTTTCCCTCTGGCTTCAGCTGAGATTTCAGATGGAGGATATGCGCCCCTACCAGGCCTCCAGCAGGCAGCATCACTGGCCACAGTTCCAGCAGATGAAGAAAGCTACATTGTACTTTATGAATATACTGCACAG GAAGGGGATGAATTGTCTGTCAGTAGAGGGGACACAGTCCGAGTGTTGGAAGGAGGAGATGATGGCTGGTGGACAGTGGAGAGGAACGGGCTGACTGGACTGGTGCCAGGAAACTATCTGGGCAAaatctga
- the LOC141753232 gene encoding tetraspanin-3, with product MGQCGITSSKTVLVFLNLIFWAAAGILCYIGAYVFITYDDYDHFFEDVYTLIPAIIIIAVGTLLFIIGLIGCCATIRESSCGLATFAAILLLVFVTECVVVVLGYIYRAKVEDEVNHSIQKVYNEYNGTNTDAPSRAIDYVQRQLHCCGIHNYSDWRNTRWFKESKNNSVPVSCCQPSISNCSGTLTRPADLYQEGCEALVVKKLKEIMMYVIWAALTFATIQMLGMLCACVVLCRRSHDPAYELLVTTNSYA from the exons ATGGGACAGTGTGGAATTACTTCATCTaaaaccgtcttggtttttCTCAACCTCATATTCTGG gctGCAGCTGGGATTTTATGCTACATTGGAGCCTATGTGTTCATCACATATGACGACTATGACCACTTCTTTGAAGATGTGTACACTTTGATTCCTGCTATCATAATAATAGCTGTTGGgactctcctcttcatcattgGCTTGATCGGCTGCTGTGCAACAATACGTGAAAGCTCCTGTGGTCTGGCAACG TTTGCGGCCATCCTCCTGCTGGTGTTTGTAACagagtgtgtggtggtggtgctcGGCTACATATACAGGGCAAAG GTAGAAGATGAGGTGAATCACTCCATCCAGAAGGTTTACAACGAATACAACGGCACCAACACTGATGCTCCCAGCCGTGCTATTGACTATGTGCAGAGGCAG CTTCACTGCTGCGGCATTCACAACTACTCTGACTGGAGGAACACTCGCTGGTTTAAAGAATCCAAGAACAACAGCGTTCCAGTCAGCTGCTGTCAGCCCAGCATCAGTAACTGTTCCGGCACTCTCACTCGACCTGCAGATCTCTACCAAGAG GGTTGTGAAGCTCTTGTTGTGAAGAAGTTAAAGGAGATCATGATGTATGTCATATGGGCTGCACTCACTTTTGCAACTATACAG ATGCTGGGCATGCTCTGTGCCTGCGTGGTGCTGTGCAGGAGGAGTCATGACCCCGCATACGAGCTGCTGGTCACAACCAACAGCTACGCATGA
- the LOC141753239 gene encoding proline-serine-threonine phosphatase-interacting protein 1-like isoform X1 — protein sequence MAPLMFKDAFWGSDITSHAGYDAVIQRMRDGRHMCKDVEELLKLRALAEEKYGKELVTIARKAGGHAEISTLRASFELLKTQIENIGNFHIQLSDILKEEVKKIETFRERQKEQRKKFQSIMEKVQKKKVSLYKRTMESKKTYELRCREADEAEQGADKTTVASKNSEKVASCVMFVSQVRHRAKHCRQAATEAENLYSSNIVQLESVRQDWEETHRSTCEVFQQLEGDRIGMLRCALWDHCNHFSMQCVKDDEVIEEVRKLLEKCDITTDNNYFIGMKSTGSRPPERILFENYYQTERSGDSNGQAQFAGGGGEDMMLRSLRSSDPLLASSVNISINSLQSSQSALTPFGESFPLASAEISDGGYAPLPGLQQAASLATVPADEESYIVLYEYTAQEGDELSVSRGDTVRVLEGGDDGWWTVERNGLTGLVPGNYLGKI from the exons ATGGCTCCTCTCATGTTTAAAGATGCTTTCTGG GGGTCTGATATCACTTCTCACGCCGGGTATGACGCTGTGATCCAAAGGATGCGAGACGGAAGGCACATGTGCAAAGATGTGGAGGAGCTTTTAAAGCTGAG GGCACTAGCAGAGGAGAAGTATGGGAAGGAACTGGTGACTATTGCTCGCAAAGCTGGAGGACACGCAGAGATCAG CACCTTGAGAGCATCCTTTGAACTACTAAAAACAC AAATCGAGAACATCGGTAACTTTCACATCCAACTGTCTGATATATTGAAAGAGGAGGTGAAAAAGATTGAGACATTCAGAGAACGGCAGAAAGAACAGAGGAAGAAG TTTCAAAGCATCATGGAGAAGGTTCAGAAGAAAAAAGTGTCTTTGTATAAGAGGACCATGGAG TCTAAGAAGACCTACGAGCTGAGATGCAGGGAGGCGGACGAGGCAGAACAGGGGGCTGATAAGACAACGGTCGCATCCAAAAACTCAGAAAAG GTCGCTTCCTGTGTAATGTTTGTTTCACAGGTACGTCACAGGGCCAAGCATTGCAGACAGGCCGCCACCGAAGCAG AGAATCTGTACAGTTCCAACATTGTTCAGCTTGAAAGTGTTCGCCAGGACTGGGAAGAAACACACAGAAGCACCTGTGAG GTGTTCCAGCAACTGGAGGGAGATCGTATCGGCATGCTCAGGTGTGCTCTCTGGGACCACTGCAATCATTTCTCCATGCAGTGTGTCAAAGACGATGAG GTTATCGAGGAGGTGAGGAAGCTACTGGAAAAGTGTGACATCACCACAGACAACAACTATTTCATAGGGATGAAAAGCACGGGATCGAGGCCTCCAG AGCGTATACTGTTTGAGAACTACTACCAGACGGAGAGATCTGGGGACAGCAATGGCCAAGCCCAATTcgcaggaggagggggagaagaCATGATGTTGAG ATCACTCAGGTCCTCTGATCCCCTTCTGGCAAGCTCTGTGAACATCAGTATCAACAGTCTTCAAAGCTCACAATCAGCACTGACACCTTTTGGAGAGT CTTTCCCTCTGGCTTCAGCTGAGATTTCAGATGGAGGATATGCGCCCCTACCAGGCCTCCAGCAGGCAGCATCACTGGCCACAGTTCCAGCAGATGAAGAAAGCTACATTGTACTTTATGAATATACTGCACAG GAAGGGGATGAATTGTCTGTCAGTAGAGGGGACACAGTCCGAGTGTTGGAAGGAGGAGATGATGGCTGGTGGACAGTGGAGAGGAACGGGCTGACTGGACTGGTGCCAGGAAACTATCTGGGCAAaatctga